A DNA window from Vicinamibacterales bacterium contains the following coding sequences:
- the rpsL gene encoding 30S ribosomal protein S12, with the protein MPTISQLVRKGRANIAVKTKSPALQDNPQKRGVCVRVFTQTPKKPNSALRKVARVRLTNGIEVTTYIPGVGHNLQEHSLVLIRGGRVKDLPGVRYHVVRGTLDAVGVQGRKQGRSKYGAKRPKA; encoded by the coding sequence GTGCCGACTATTAGCCAGCTGGTTCGCAAAGGCCGCGCGAATATCGCGGTCAAGACCAAGAGCCCCGCCCTGCAGGACAACCCGCAGAAGCGCGGTGTGTGCGTGCGCGTGTTCACCCAGACGCCCAAGAAGCCGAATTCGGCCCTCCGCAAGGTCGCCCGCGTCCGGCTCACCAACGGGATCGAGGTCACGACCTATATCCCTGGTGTCGGGCACAACCTGCAGGAGCACTCGCTGGTGCTCATCCGCGGCGGACGCGTCAAGGACCTCCCGGGCGTGCGCTACCACGTGGTGCGCGGAACGCTCGACGCGGTCGGCGTGCAGGGCCGCAAGCAGGGCCGGTCGAAGTACGGCGCCAAGCGGCCGAAGGCGTAG